One Phyllobacterium sp. T1293 DNA window includes the following coding sequences:
- a CDS encoding DUF3592 domain-containing protein, with amino-acid sequence MTKMTIITIIGVAFLVAAAISTGMTLRFIRSTIVVPADVVALNAGGSHPQIAFVTRNGEQISYPQGGLVFGAKVGDHVEVRYLADSPKQSATLNQFGAIWSLTILLAGLGVGFVFTGLSNLLS; translated from the coding sequence ATGACCAAAATGACTATTATCACGATAATCGGAGTAGCATTTTTGGTTGCCGCCGCAATATCAACGGGAATGACGCTCCGTTTCATCAGGTCCACTATCGTGGTCCCCGCCGATGTCGTGGCGCTCAATGCAGGCGGAAGTCATCCGCAGATTGCCTTCGTCACCCGAAATGGAGAGCAGATTTCCTACCCGCAGGGCGGACTGGTTTTCGGCGCGAAAGTCGGAGATCATGTGGAGGTCCGCTATCTCGCAGATAGCCCCAAGCAAAGTGCCACGCTCAATCAATTTGGCGCGATCTGGTCATTGACCATTCTGCTTGCCGGTCTGGGCGTGGGTTTTGTCTTTACCGGTTTGTCGAACCTGCTGTCCTGA
- the tagF gene encoding type VI secretion system-associated protein TagF, with product MQARDTVLAGYFGKVPSKGDFISRRLDRDVRLQLDQWLQPALQSSREMLADEWMDLYLNAPIWRFYLEASICGPYPVVGMMIPSVDKAGRYFPFLVAAQIPDFPLSVVSIARADEWLHSLEDVLLSVLEDEFDIDYFDHQLAKKAFDLEVLPANLNPLGESSADTGAFAPLAAALAGRKSKPQSVWWTSGSDRRKPGMSLYPGWPAVTAFASFFKDDTASSAFNDEFARARQSGQSLHNNGMFSEAQTVGNISVAGRSHRGTLAEQNTESFVFKLDKGLISVADGTFGLSRSATISRFLLASLDSIPLPDNVEDALELLAERLEGAKRALTERLDIAVAGLALQAGSLSLVFRQNRFGLLVQGNVHCLLLRDGKFTELTDTALSKRSSSTLKLQLRATSVMITGDLEPGDRFLLMTANIAQAVLENSVASFFSTNRVEAIIDRLVDDSLINGADDNLTVVAMAVD from the coding sequence ATGCAAGCAAGAGATACGGTTCTGGCCGGTTATTTCGGCAAGGTGCCGTCCAAAGGGGACTTCATCAGCCGGCGGCTTGACCGGGATGTACGCTTGCAACTTGATCAATGGCTGCAACCCGCGCTTCAATCGAGTCGCGAGATGTTGGCGGATGAGTGGATGGACCTCTATCTCAACGCTCCGATCTGGCGTTTCTACCTTGAAGCCAGCATTTGCGGCCCTTACCCCGTTGTCGGCATGATGATCCCGAGTGTTGACAAGGCCGGGCGCTATTTCCCTTTTCTTGTTGCCGCTCAGATACCGGACTTTCCCCTTTCTGTTGTGTCCATTGCTCGCGCCGATGAATGGCTGCACTCGCTGGAAGACGTTTTACTGAGTGTTCTGGAAGACGAATTTGATATCGATTATTTTGATCATCAACTGGCAAAGAAAGCGTTTGATCTTGAGGTTCTTCCTGCAAACCTGAACCCACTGGGTGAATCGTCAGCAGACACGGGAGCCTTTGCGCCCTTGGCGGCGGCTTTGGCTGGCAGAAAATCAAAACCGCAATCGGTGTGGTGGACATCGGGGTCGGATCGCCGCAAGCCGGGTATGTCTTTATACCCCGGTTGGCCTGCCGTGACGGCTTTCGCATCGTTCTTCAAGGACGACACGGCATCATCTGCTTTCAATGATGAATTTGCCCGGGCACGGCAAAGCGGCCAGTCCCTGCATAATAACGGCATGTTTTCCGAAGCCCAAACCGTTGGGAATATTTCTGTAGCTGGTCGCTCCCATCGTGGCACGCTTGCCGAGCAAAACACGGAGAGTTTTGTCTTCAAACTGGATAAGGGTCTCATATCCGTCGCTGACGGCACATTTGGCCTGAGCCGCAGCGCCACCATTTCGCGCTTTCTGCTCGCCTCGCTCGACAGTATCCCTTTGCCCGACAATGTCGAAGATGCACTTGAGCTTTTGGCGGAGCGCCTTGAAGGAGCCAAGCGGGCCTTGACGGAGCGCCTCGACATTGCCGTTGCGGGGCTTGCATTACAGGCTGGTTCGCTAAGCCTTGTCTTCCGTCAGAACAGGTTCGGCCTGCTTGTACAGGGAAACGTACATTGCCTCTTGCTGCGGGATGGTAAGTTTACGGAACTGACGGACACCGCCCTCAGCAAGCGCTCCAGCTCGACACTCAAACTGCAATTGCGTGCAACATCGGTCATGATCACAGGCGACCTTGAACCCGGAGACCGCTTTCTTCTCATGACAGCAAATATTGCGCAGGCGGTGCTCGAAAACAGTGTTGCAAGCTTTTTCAGCACCAATCGAGTTGAGGCTATCATTGACAGGCTCGTTGACGACAGCCTGATCAACGGCGCCGACGATAATCTCACGGTTGTTGCCATGGCAGTCGATTAG
- a CDS encoding bifunctional helix-turn-helix transcriptional regulator/GNAT family N-acetyltransferase encodes MTKLDDTVTLIRDASRRLVRELGFMKPTLAGTEFSASAVHTLIEIGGRGSLTSGELSDVLNLEKSSVSRLVRKLVDAGELMESVSGADSRIKPLSLTAKGQQTLAAIDTFAQEQVNAALSNLSPDSHATVRDGLAFYATALESSRTGVKSLEAHPITIETGYRPGVIGRAAEIHGRYYARTVGFGQFFESKVASGLAEFSGRLDRSSNQLWTAIEAGNIVGTVAIDGEDLGGDCAHLRWFIVEDGRRGSGVGRRLLGEAVSFCDREGFAEIQLWTFKGLDAARRLYEAFGFQLEEEYVGLQWGSEVTEQRFVRRAKATQSTGQMAGAR; translated from the coding sequence ATGACCAAGCTTGACGACACTGTTACATTGATCCGTGATGCTTCGCGCAGGCTCGTGCGCGAACTCGGTTTCATGAAGCCCACTCTTGCTGGAACCGAGTTCTCCGCTTCCGCTGTCCATACGTTGATTGAAATTGGCGGCAGGGGTTCGTTGACATCTGGCGAACTGAGTGACGTTCTCAATCTGGAAAAGTCCAGTGTAAGCCGGCTCGTGCGCAAACTCGTTGATGCAGGCGAGCTGATGGAAAGCGTAAGTGGTGCTGACAGCCGCATAAAACCTTTGTCGCTCACCGCGAAAGGGCAGCAGACTTTGGCGGCGATCGACACTTTCGCGCAAGAGCAAGTCAATGCTGCCCTGAGCAATCTGTCGCCCGATAGCCATGCGACAGTAAGGGATGGACTCGCATTCTATGCCACTGCGCTGGAATCCAGTCGAACGGGTGTCAAGTCATTGGAGGCTCATCCGATCACCATTGAGACCGGCTATCGTCCGGGCGTGATTGGCCGCGCCGCCGAAATACACGGGCGATATTACGCGCGCACGGTCGGCTTCGGGCAATTCTTCGAAAGCAAGGTTGCTTCCGGATTGGCAGAATTTTCCGGGCGTCTCGATAGATCGTCTAACCAATTATGGACCGCAATTGAGGCAGGCAATATCGTCGGTACTGTTGCAATCGACGGCGAAGACCTTGGAGGCGATTGTGCGCATTTGCGATGGTTCATCGTGGAAGATGGACGACGCGGCAGCGGTGTAGGACGCCGATTGCTTGGTGAAGCAGTTTCCTTTTGTGACCGGGAGGGGTTTGCCGAAATCCAGCTCTGGACGTTCAAGGGATTGGATGCAGCACGGCGGCTTTATGAGGCGTTTGGTTTCCAACTTGAAGAGGAATATGTAGGTCTGCAATGGGGCAGCGAAGTCACCGAACAGCGGTTCGTTCGCCGAGCGAAGGCAACTCAATCCACCGGGCAGATGGCTGGTGCCAGATGA